The Caldicellulosiruptor changbaiensis genome has a segment encoding these proteins:
- a CDS encoding carbohydrate ABC transporter permease, with translation MKKREKLKNVQLLILSTLIALIICFPIFYILYISIEPPSKVFSYPPQFSLSELTFNNFVEVFNLTPFLRFIVNSLIVAIISCLLQVIFACTAAFAFTFYNYKVKDILFLIVLATIMIPAQTIFIGNYLIIRSLGFLNTYIALILPNAVSAFGIFFIRQYFKTIPVEFFEAAKIEGCSNINYLVKILIPLSKPAIGSFLIYSFINIWNQYMWPLLVTDKDEVRTVQLGISMLQAAEQQNFGLIAAGVIIVILPTFLIFLLGHNQLVKGLMAGALKG, from the coding sequence ATGAAAAAGAGAGAAAAGCTAAAAAATGTTCAGCTACTTATTTTAAGCACTCTAATTGCGTTGATAATATGCTTTCCAATATTTTACATTTTATATATAAGCATAGAACCACCTTCTAAGGTTTTTTCATATCCTCCCCAATTTTCGCTTTCTGAATTGACTTTTAACAACTTTGTTGAAGTGTTCAATCTTACACCCTTTTTAAGGTTTATTGTAAACAGTTTAATTGTAGCAATAATTTCTTGTCTTCTTCAGGTAATTTTTGCATGTACAGCAGCGTTTGCGTTTACCTTTTACAATTATAAAGTGAAAGATATTTTATTTCTTATTGTATTGGCAACTATAATGATACCCGCCCAGACCATCTTTATTGGGAACTATTTAATAATACGCAGTCTTGGTTTTTTAAATACCTATATAGCACTAATTTTACCAAATGCTGTATCTGCATTTGGGATATTTTTCATAAGACAATATTTTAAAACTATACCTGTTGAATTTTTTGAGGCAGCAAAAATTGAAGGTTGTTCAAACATTAATTATTTAGTTAAAATTCTTATTCCTCTTTCAAAACCAGCAATAGGATCATTTTTAATCTACTCGTTTATAAACATCTGGAATCAATATATGTGGCCATTACTTGTAACTGATAAAGATGAGGTGAGGACTGTTCAGCTTGGCATTAGTATGTTGCAAGCTGCTGAGCAGCAGAATTTTGGTTTGATAGCTGCAGGAGTAATAATTGTTATTCTGCCTACTTTCTTAATCTTTTTGTTGGGGCATAATCAACTGGTTAAAGGACTTATGGCAGGTGCTTTAAAAGGGTGA
- a CDS encoding carbohydrate ABC transporter permease, translated as MEYVYEQKITTVKKRKKPPKEILEFIILVLPTFLLITLFTFFPFFKTLYTSFWATDFSGNPKRFVGITYYVELLNSQDFINSFIVTLKYVGFNTIFSIIGGLILALIVDNSKIFAKLFNVLYTFPISLSSASCAIVWGILLNPSVSIINYLIERMGLGKIEWLTDPKLALLSIVLINCWQNIPFNFIFLLAGLQNIPYELYEVSNIDGANFLYKVWKIILPLLTPTLFFVLVINIIDSFQQFTIVHILTSGGPVNSTKLLVYSIYQDAFFNFKFGRACAESIVLFVILFILTVFQFKVVEKKVFYQ; from the coding sequence ATGGAATATGTTTATGAGCAAAAAATAACTACTGTTAAAAAAAGAAAAAAGCCCCCAAAAGAAATTTTAGAATTTATTATTTTAGTTTTACCAACTTTCTTGCTTATTACACTCTTTACGTTTTTCCCGTTTTTCAAGACTCTCTATACAAGTTTTTGGGCCACTGACTTTAGTGGCAATCCTAAACGGTTTGTTGGCATAACATATTATGTTGAGCTTTTAAATTCGCAAGATTTTATCAATAGTTTTATTGTTACACTAAAATATGTTGGATTCAATACTATTTTCTCTATTATAGGTGGGCTGATTTTAGCATTGATCGTTGATAACTCTAAAATATTTGCAAAATTATTCAATGTTCTATATACATTTCCAATTTCTTTATCATCAGCCTCTTGTGCAATCGTATGGGGGATTTTATTAAATCCCTCAGTAAGTATTATTAATTATCTTATTGAAAGAATGGGATTAGGAAAAATAGAATGGCTTACAGATCCTAAGTTAGCACTTTTGTCAATTGTACTTATAAATTGTTGGCAGAATATACCTTTTAATTTTATATTTCTTTTGGCAGGTTTACAGAATATACCATATGAGTTGTATGAAGTATCTAACATTGACGGAGCAAATTTTTTATATAAAGTGTGGAAAATTATACTACCACTTTTAACGCCAACATTGTTTTTTGTTTTGGTAATAAATATTATTGATTCATTTCAGCAGTTTACGATTGTTCATATTCTAACAAGTGGGGGACCAGTAAATTCGACAAAGTTGTTGGTTTATTCCATTTATCAAGACGCCTTTTTCAACTTTAAGTTTGGTAGAGCATGTGCAGAGTCTATAGTCTTGTTTGTAATTTTATTCATCTTAACAGTGTTTCAGTTTAAAGTGGTGGAAAAGAAGGTGTTCTACCAATGA
- a CDS encoding glycerophosphodiester phosphodiesterase, with translation MEIFAHRGASAYYPENTMLSFEKAIEMGCTGIETDVQMTKDGVLVLIHDERVDRTTGETGYVKEFTFNEIRKLNAGYYKHFKFCQIPTAEELLELGKEKGIHINFELKTYHPVANHIEDKLIQLIYKYEMQNNVIISSFFQEPLLRCRQLDSTIRLALLTTKAVKISCLSSLGIHIVHPIYYLTSFIVQLKQNHFNVNVFTVNKKRQMKKFIKLNVDGLITDMPDVASQLALSQI, from the coding sequence ATGGAAATATTTGCTCACAGAGGTGCAAGTGCATATTATCCGGAAAATACAATGCTCAGTTTTGAAAAGGCAATAGAAATGGGGTGTACAGGAATCGAAACAGATGTTCAGATGACAAAAGATGGTGTTCTTGTACTTATACACGATGAAAGAGTTGATAGAACAACTGGAGAAACTGGTTATGTTAAGGAATTTACTTTCAATGAAATACGTAAGTTAAATGCTGGATATTACAAGCACTTTAAGTTTTGTCAAATACCAACTGCTGAAGAATTACTTGAACTTGGAAAAGAAAAAGGCATACATATAAATTTTGAATTAAAAACCTATCATCCTGTAGCTAACCATATTGAGGATAAATTAATCCAACTTATTTATAAGTATGAAATGCAAAACAACGTTATAATTTCAAGTTTCTTCCAAGAACCATTACTAAGATGTCGCCAATTAGATTCTACAATTCGTCTTGCCTTGCTTACTACAAAGGCTGTAAAAATTTCCTGTTTGTCGTCTTTAGGCATTCATATTGTTCATCCTATCTATTATCTTACATCTTTCATTGTTCAGCTAAAACAAAATCATTTTAATGTGAACGTCTTTACTGTCAATAAGAAAAGGCAAATGAAAAAGTTTATAAAACTTAATGTAGATGGTTTGATCACCGATATGCCAGATGTTGCATCACAATTAGCTTTATCTCAAATTTAA
- a CDS encoding IS110-like element ISCsa4 family transposase, producing MKYTQNEKILQVTERTLVVGVDIAKERHVGRAFDFRGVELGKRIEFENRKEGMEKFLDWANKIMKANGKDNMIVGIEPTGHYWLCFEQYLRENGIKVVLVNPFHVKRSKELDDSTQTKSDIKDPKTIAMLVKDGRYTEPNIPEGIYAEMRVAMNIYERLQKQLNVLKNQIINWLDMYFPEFLEVFSDWEGKTAIETLKEVPLPCDVVENEVEGIIEYWRDKVDRRAISRRRAMDLVETAKRSIGKKEGRKLARQEIKYLLSQYELLKKQIEEIEAEMAELLREVPNGEELLKIKGVGVKTAVGFISEVGDIKRYEDARQIQKLAGLNIVENSSGKYKGQTCISKRGRGRLRSSLFKAMITIVAKNEEFKQLHRYYTTRENNPLKKKQSLIALCCKLIRVFYAILKKGVKYDGNKMLSDIKREALARTA from the coding sequence TTGAAGTATACACAAAATGAAAAGATATTACAAGTAACAGAGAGAACTTTAGTTGTAGGAGTAGACATAGCAAAGGAAAGGCATGTAGGCAGAGCATTTGATTTTAGAGGAGTGGAGCTTGGCAAGAGAATAGAGTTTGAGAATAGGAAAGAAGGTATGGAGAAATTTTTGGATTGGGCAAATAAGATAATGAAAGCAAATGGCAAAGACAACATGATAGTAGGGATAGAGCCTACAGGGCATTACTGGCTGTGCTTTGAGCAGTATCTGAGAGAGAATGGCATAAAAGTGGTTTTAGTGAATCCTTTTCACGTGAAGAGGAGCAAGGAGCTTGATGATAGTACGCAAACTAAGAGCGATATAAAGGATCCGAAGACGATAGCGATGCTTGTGAAGGATGGAAGATATACAGAGCCAAATATACCCGAGGGTATATATGCTGAGATGAGAGTAGCGATGAACATATATGAAAGGCTTCAAAAACAGCTGAACGTTTTAAAAAATCAAATAATCAACTGGCTCGATATGTATTTTCCAGAGTTTTTAGAAGTATTTTCTGATTGGGAAGGCAAGACGGCAATAGAAACATTAAAGGAGGTGCCATTGCCTTGTGATGTAGTGGAAAATGAAGTGGAAGGGATTATAGAGTACTGGCGTGACAAAGTAGATAGGCGAGCGATTAGTCGCAGGAGGGCGATGGATTTAGTAGAGACTGCCAAAAGGAGTATAGGTAAAAAAGAAGGGAGAAAGCTGGCAAGACAAGAGATAAAATATTTGCTGAGTCAATATGAGCTTTTAAAGAAGCAGATAGAAGAGATAGAAGCCGAGATGGCAGAGCTTTTGAGAGAGGTGCCGAATGGAGAGGAACTGCTTAAAATAAAAGGTGTTGGTGTAAAAACGGCAGTTGGCTTTATTTCTGAGGTTGGAGATATAAAGAGGTATGAGGATGCGAGACAGATACAGAAATTGGCGGGACTCAATATAGTTGAGAATAGTTCTGGCAAGTACAAGGGTCAGACGTGTATAAGTAAAAGAGGGCGAGGGAGGCTCAGAAGTAGCTTGTTCAAGGCCATGATTACAATAGTAGCAAAGAATGAAGAATTTAAGCAGCTGCACAGGTATTACACCACGCGAGAGAACAATCCCTTGAAGAAGAAGCAATCATTAATAGCACTGTGTTGTAAATTGATAAGGGTATTTTATGCGATTTTGAAAAAAGGCGTAAAGTATGATGGGAACAAGATGTTGAGCGATATAAAGAGAGAGGCTTTAGCAAGGACAGCGTGA
- the cas2 gene encoding CRISPR-associated endonuclease Cas2, whose translation MFVIVTYDVNEKRVNKVRKILKKYLTWVQNSVFEGEITYGKLEKCKRELFSVIEKDEDSVYFYEHSCNERK comes from the coding sequence ATATTTGTAATAGTTACATACGACGTTAATGAAAAACGTGTGAATAAAGTTCGAAAAATTTTGAAAAAGTACCTCACTTGGGTACAAAACTCTGTATTTGAGGGTGAAATAACATATGGCAAGCTTGAAAAATGCAAACGGGAACTTTTTTCTGTGATAGAAAAGGATGAGGATTCAGTGTATTTTTACGAGCATTCCTGTAATGAACGAAAATGA
- the cas1b gene encoding type I-B CRISPR-associated endonuclease Cas1b, producing MQKTLYITSNGRLRRKDNTLYFETETEKRSIDIENIEQIHIFGEVDLNTKALNYISQYGIILHFYNYYGFYAGSFMPRKKNVSGDVVVRQALHYLDREKRIFLAYCFVESAVYHMMRNLRERKEAEAFLNAIEDEWENGRFNISSISELMGLEGRVRNIYYSSFNQFLPEDFYMEKREKRPPTNPINALISFGNSLIYSTVLTEIYHTQLDPSISFLHEPSEKRFSLSLDISEIFKPLVVDSVIFKLLNNRQITLEHFDEDLNYCYLNQEGRRIFINELRNKLETTVRHRQLNRNVSYKGYIRLECYKLIKHFIGDQVYSPLKAWW from the coding sequence ATGCAAAAAACACTTTACATTACCTCAAATGGCAGACTTCGCAGAAAAGACAATACCTTGTACTTTGAGACAGAGACTGAAAAGAGGTCAATTGACATCGAAAACATTGAACAAATTCATATCTTTGGTGAGGTTGATTTGAATACCAAGGCTTTGAATTATATCTCTCAATACGGCATAATTCTTCACTTTTACAACTATTATGGATTTTATGCAGGAAGCTTTATGCCGCGCAAGAAAAACGTTTCTGGAGATGTTGTTGTTCGGCAAGCACTTCATTATCTTGATAGGGAAAAGAGAATCTTCTTGGCATACTGTTTTGTCGAATCAGCGGTTTATCATATGATGAGAAATTTAAGAGAAAGAAAAGAAGCAGAGGCTTTTTTAAATGCAATTGAAGATGAATGGGAAAATGGCAGGTTTAACATTTCAAGCATATCAGAGCTTATGGGGCTTGAGGGGAGAGTGAGGAATATTTACTATTCGTCTTTCAATCAGTTTTTGCCAGAAGACTTTTACATGGAAAAGCGTGAAAAAAGACCACCGACAAATCCGATAAATGCTTTGATTTCATTTGGAAATAGCCTGATTTACAGCACAGTTTTAACAGAGATTTACCACACCCAGCTTGACCCGAGTATAAGTTTTTTGCATGAACCAAGTGAAAAAAGGTTTTCACTCAGCCTTGACATCTCAGAGATTTTTAAGCCTCTTGTTGTAGATAGCGTAATTTTCAAACTTTTAAATAATCGCCAGATTACACTTGAACACTTTGATGAGGATTTGAATTATTGCTATTTGAATCAAGAGGGAAGAAGGATATTTATAAATGAACTGAGGAACAAGCTTGAGACAACAGTTCGTCACAGGCAGCTTAACAGAAATGTATCTTACAAAGGATATATAAGGCTTGAGTGTTATAAGCTTATAAAGCATTTTATAGGAGATCAAGTTTACTCACCTCTAAAAGCGTGGTGGTGA
- the cas4 gene encoding CRISPR-associated protein Cas4 — MELQDLKFQGIKINYLYVCKRKLWLFSKNITFENQSDKVLLGKVLHEYSYPKEDAKEVLIDNLIMIDILSDGAVREVKYSSRMKEADIMQVMYYLYYLKQKGIEKQGIINYPKERRKEILELTPEYEQKVKQALSEIEKITSQVTPPPATKQKICKSCAYFEFCWG, encoded by the coding sequence ATGGAACTGCAAGATCTCAAATTCCAAGGCATTAAAATCAACTACCTTTATGTTTGCAAAAGAAAGCTCTGGCTTTTTAGCAAAAACATCACATTTGAAAATCAGTCTGACAAGGTCCTGCTTGGCAAGGTTTTGCATGAGTATTCTTATCCTAAGGAAGATGCAAAAGAGGTTTTGATAGACAATCTTATTATGATTGACATTCTATCAGATGGGGCAGTGAGAGAGGTAAAGTACAGCAGCAGAATGAAAGAGGCAGATATAATGCAGGTTATGTATTATCTTTACTATCTAAAGCAAAAAGGAATAGAAAAGCAAGGTATAATCAACTATCCAAAAGAACGCAGGAAAGAAATCTTAGAACTTACACCTGAGTATGAACAAAAAGTAAAGCAGGCGCTGAGTGAAATAGAAAAAATAACCTCTCAAGTAACTCCACCGCCGGCTACAAAGCAAAAAATATGCAAATCCTGTGCGTATTTTGAGTTTTGCTGGGGGTAA
- the cas3 gene encoding CRISPR-associated helicase Cas3': MNDKIVIYAKSQPPETLQEHVDSLIHNFQILKDVYKKEIDSILPDNVRDIFWDMLYSACVLHDCGKLFTPFQNVIRKHLKKEALKTTFENSIPHSYLSPAFVPKRLLQKYSGYERAFMQAIIYHHERDSLCDDVLYELIVRVIKEELEPKIDIINNQLLNPKLKISLTSLNKKYYKYVSSSNRLVWWDKKGGENEVELLVYILLKGLLVRIDHCASAHVDVEDTTKENLFGKTQCYILNTFKKLNELQDLIKDNKGKNLILIASTGSGKTEAALMWSEDAKTFFILPMRAALNMMYSRIAKDVGIKSVGLLHSTSLQYLLFEEDDHQDAFSIYQSSKYLGKQLLLTTMDQVFTFPFRFKGYERILATLAYSKIIIDEIQGYSPVIAATILKGIEMLHKFGTRFLIMTATLPTIYKDYLKEKGINFETIEYHSQIKRHRIKIKEKDIQADISKIIELAKEKNVLVITNTIAKAVEVYKQIKKAVGEEIKVELLHSQFIQKHRREKEERIKSIQPKSTSGIWITTQIIEASIDVDFDFLFTELSTLDSLFQRMGRCYRKREYDQEEPNVYIYTGNVSGIGKVYDKDIHSISLEMLKNFDKKIISENEKAKLVEELYSYERIKDTKYYNKFREMLNLIESIFDGEFEKQEVHESLRNIFNVRAIPQMYREEAKKLFEQYSAAENVAEKAKIFDRFSEYIVEVPYWRVEKFIEKPRNFFNDIYILNLGYDSNTGINYEEVILSEMI, from the coding sequence ATGAATGATAAAATTGTTATCTATGCAAAGTCTCAACCACCAGAGACCTTACAAGAACATGTGGATAGTCTAATACATAATTTTCAGATTTTAAAAGATGTCTACAAAAAAGAAATAGATTCGATTTTACCCGATAATGTTAGAGATATTTTTTGGGATATGCTATATTCAGCATGCGTTTTACATGATTGTGGAAAACTTTTTACCCCTTTTCAGAATGTTATCAGAAAACATTTGAAAAAGGAAGCTTTAAAGACCACATTTGAAAATAGTATTCCGCATTCTTATTTGTCACCAGCATTTGTTCCGAAAAGGCTTTTGCAGAAGTATTCTGGTTATGAAAGAGCATTTATGCAGGCAATCATCTACCATCATGAGAGAGATAGTCTTTGCGATGATGTTTTATATGAACTGATTGTAAGGGTAATTAAGGAAGAGTTAGAACCAAAGATTGATATTATAAACAACCAACTTCTCAATCCTAAATTAAAGATAAGTTTAACAAGTCTTAATAAAAAGTATTACAAATATGTTTCAAGTAGCAATAGACTTGTTTGGTGGGATAAAAAAGGAGGAGAAAATGAAGTAGAACTACTTGTTTACATTCTTTTAAAAGGGCTTCTTGTGAGGATAGACCATTGCGCTTCTGCGCATGTAGATGTTGAAGACACAACTAAAGAAAATCTATTTGGCAAAACCCAATGTTATATTCTAAATACTTTTAAAAAGTTAAATGAATTACAAGACCTAATAAAAGATAACAAAGGCAAAAACCTAATACTCATAGCTTCAACCGGAAGTGGAAAGACTGAAGCAGCCCTTATGTGGTCAGAGGATGCTAAAACCTTTTTTATTCTTCCTATGAGAGCTGCTCTTAATATGATGTATTCAAGAATAGCAAAAGATGTTGGAATTAAAAGTGTAGGGCTTTTGCATTCAACAAGTTTGCAGTATTTACTTTTCGAAGAAGATGACCACCAAGATGCATTTTCCATTTATCAATCTTCTAAATACTTGGGGAAACAACTTTTGCTTACAACAATGGATCAAGTGTTTACTTTTCCGTTTAGGTTTAAAGGCTATGAAAGAATATTAGCAACTCTTGCTTATTCAAAAATAATCATTGATGAGATTCAAGGATATTCACCTGTTATTGCTGCAACTATTTTAAAGGGCATAGAAATGCTGCACAAGTTTGGAACAAGATTTTTGATAATGACAGCTACTCTTCCTACAATTTACAAAGACTATTTAAAAGAAAAGGGTATTAATTTTGAAACAATTGAATATCATTCACAAATAAAAAGACACAGAATAAAGATAAAGGAAAAAGATATTCAGGCTGACATTAGCAAAATAATAGAGTTAGCAAAGGAAAAGAATGTTTTAGTTATTACAAATACAATAGCAAAGGCAGTAGAGGTTTATAAACAAATAAAAAAGGCGGTTGGCGAAGAAATAAAAGTTGAGCTATTGCATTCCCAGTTTATTCAAAAGCACAGGCGTGAAAAAGAAGAAAGGATAAAGAGTATACAGCCAAAAAGCACCAGTGGTATTTGGATTACCACTCAAATCATAGAAGCATCCATTGATGTTGATTTTGACTTTTTATTTACCGAACTTTCTACTCTTGATAGTTTATTCCAGCGAATGGGTCGTTGTTACAGAAAAAGAGAATATGACCAAGAAGAACCTAATGTGTACATATATACTGGAAATGTTTCTGGTATAGGTAAGGTATATGATAAAGATATTCATAGTATAAGTTTAGAAATGCTAAAGAATTTTGATAAAAAAATCATTTCAGAAAATGAGAAGGCAAAATTGGTAGAAGAATTATACTCCTATGAAAGAATAAAAGATACTAAGTATTATAACAAATTCAGAGAAATGCTCAATTTAATCGAAAGTATATTTGATGGAGAATTTGAAAAACAAGAAGTACATGAAAGTTTGAGGAACATATTTAATGTGCGTGCTATACCTCAGATGTATAGAGAAGAAGCTAAGAAGCTATTTGAACAATATTCTGCTGCAGAAAATGTTGCAGAGAAAGCAAAGATATTTGACAGGTTTTCGGAATATATTGTTGAAGTTCCTTATTGGAGGGTAGAAAAGTTTATAGAAAAACCTCGCAATTTCTTTAATGATATTTATATTTTGAATTTAGGATATGATAGCAATACTGGAATTAACTATGAAGAAGTTATTCTTTCTGAAATGATTTGA
- the cas5b gene encoding type I-B CRISPR-associated protein Cas5b, translated as MAEKLENILKVKIFQETACYKKPFSLKVAETYPLPPYSTVKGLFHKLLATKDFFYRFNISIQGTYEAVMTNYQKMLFFKDNGDITSMPLSVQLLYNVELLIHVYYPDKKILERLAEKLISPDAYLSVGRHEDLALATDIKFVRAEKIDFSEIEEPYFVKCNLYMPEEYLKSVQENNFGLNGIKFRLNYSYKKLNGLRVWEEKAEVKYIEKGSVIEDGIFLVDEEGDLVAFYPVVR; from the coding sequence TTGGCAGAAAAGCTTGAAAATATTTTAAAGGTAAAAATTTTTCAAGAAACTGCATGTTATAAGAAGCCTTTTTCTCTCAAGGTGGCAGAAACCTATCCTCTGCCACCTTATTCTACAGTCAAAGGATTGTTTCATAAACTTCTTGCTACTAAAGATTTTTTCTATAGGTTTAATATTTCTATACAAGGCACATATGAGGCGGTAATGACAAATTATCAGAAAATGTTATTTTTTAAAGATAATGGTGACATAACAAGTATGCCTCTTAGTGTTCAGCTTTTGTATAATGTTGAACTTTTGATTCACGTGTATTATCCTGATAAAAAAATTTTAGAGAGATTGGCTGAAAAACTTATTTCGCCAGACGCATATTTAAGTGTTGGTAGACATGAAGACTTGGCACTTGCTACAGATATTAAGTTTGTAAGGGCTGAGAAGATAGATTTTTCTGAGATAGAAGAGCCTTATTTTGTAAAGTGTAATTTATATATGCCTGAAGAATATCTCAAAAGTGTTCAAGAAAATAATTTTGGATTAAATGGTATTAAATTTAGACTTAACTATAGTTACAAAAAGCTAAATGGACTGCGAGTTTGGGAAGAGAAAGCAGAAGTTAAATACATAGAAAAGGGCAGTGTAATTGAAGATGGAATATTCTTAGTAGATGAAGAAGGGGACTTGGTAGCTTTTTATCCTGTTGTGAGGTGA